GAGGTCGGCACGGCTGACCCGCACCAGCCGGAGGCGCGCGTCGGCGTGCGCCCGGTTCCAGGCGCGCAGCACCGGCGTCGTGTGCGCGCCGAGCGCCGCCCACGCGTACCCCACGCGGATCGTCGCCGCCTCGCCGCGGAGCCCGGCGACCGTGCGGTCGAGCTCGCCGACCACCCGCCGGGCGACGATGAGGAAGGCCGCGCCCTGGTCGGTCGGCTCGACCCGACGGGTCGTGCGATGCAGCAGCGGCACGCCGAGCTCGTGCTCAAGCGCGGCGACCGTGCGCGAGACGGCCGCCTGCGAGACGCCCAGGGCGACCGCCGCATCGGTGAACGAGCGCTCCTCGTCGACCGCGATCAGCGCCCGCAGGTGCCGCAGCTCCACATCCATGTGCACAGCGTATCAATCAGCGCAGATTGCATTTCTCAGGCGTGACAATCGGATCTAGCGTGAACGGCATGAACCGCGAACGCGCCGCAGCCGCAGCATCCGTCGGCGGCGCCTGCTCGGTGCAGGTCGGCGCCGCCCTCGGTGCGACCGTCTTCCCGCTCGTCGGGCCGGCGGGCGTGGTCGCGCTGCGACAGGCCGTCGCCGCGGTGACCCTCCTCGGGGTCTCGCGCCCGGACCCGCGCACGCTCACCCGGCGGGCCCTCTGGCCCGCGGCCCTCCTCGGGCTCGCGCTGGTCGTCATGAACTGGGCGCTCTACGGCGCCGTCGAGCGGCTCGGGCTCGGCCTCGCGGTCACCCTCGAGTTCCTGGGGCCGCTCACGCTCGCGCTCGTCGGCTCGCGGCGCCGGCTGGACCTCGGCGCGGCCGCGCTGGCCGGCACCGGCGTCGTGCTGCTCACCGGCACCGTGCCGGGCATCGACCCCGTCGGGGTCGCGCTCGGCCTGCTCGCCGCAGCGGCGTGGGCGGCGTACATCGTGCTGAACCAACGGGTCGGGGCGCAGTTGCCCGGCGTGCAGGGCACCGCGATCGCGAGCCTCGTCGCCGCGCTGCTCACCGCCCCGCTGCTGGTGCTCGCGCTGGCGGGCCTCGACCCGCGCGCGCTCGGCCACGTGCTGCTGATCGGCCTGGCCGCCGGCATCCTGTCGTCGGCACTGCCGTACTCGATCGACCTCACCGTGCTGCGGGTGCTCCCCCGCAACGTGTTCGGCGTGCTCCAGAGCGTGCAGCCGGCCGCGGCGGCCCTCGCCGGCTTCATCGTGCTCGGGCAGGCGCTCGGCGCCTGGCAGCTCGCCGGCCTGGCGCTCATCTCGATCGGCAACGTGATCGCGGTGGGCCGCCCCGCCCGCAGCGCCGGGCCCGCCGCCGCGGCCGCGGGCGCCTGACGCCGCGTCGCAGAAGCCGCGCGCGCCGGTTGTAGGCTCGCACTCGTGACCGGATCCGCCGCGCTCCTCACCGACCGCTACGAACTGACCATGGTCGACGCCGCCCTGCAGAGCGGCACGGCCGAGCGGGAGAGCGTGTTCGAGGCGTTCGCCCGCCGCCTGCCCGAGGGCCGTCGCTACGGCGTGGTGGCCGGCACGGGGCGGATGCTCCAGCTCATCGACCGGTTCCGCTTCGACGACCCCGAACTCGAGTGGCTCCGCGCCAACGAGGTCGTGCGGCCGGCCACGCTCGACTGGCTCGCAGACTACCGGTTCTCGGGCGACGTCTGGGGGTACCGCGAGGGCGAGGCGTACTTCCCGGGCTCGCCGCTCGTGACGGTGCAGGGCTCGTTCGCCGAGGCGGTCGTGCTCGAGACGCTCATCCTCAGCGTGCTGAACTACGACTCGGCCGTGGCGAGCGCCGCCGCGCGCATGTCGTCGGTCGCCCTCGGCCGCCCGCTTGCCGAGATGGGATCGCGCCGCACCAACGAGCGCTCGGCGATCGCCGCGGCGCGGGCCGCGTACATCGCGGGCTTCGACGCCACGAGCAACCTCGAGGCGGGGCGCACCTGGGAGGTGCCGACGATGGGCACCGCGGCCCACTCGTTCACGCTGCTGCACGACAGCGAGGCCGACGCGTTCCGCGCCCAGGTCGAGGCCATGGGGCCCGACACCACGCTGCTCATCGACACCTACGACATCGAGCGAGGCGTCGCCACCGCGATCGAGGTCGCCGGCACCGGGCTCGGCGCGGTGCGCATCGACTCGGGCGACCTGCCCACCGTGGTCGCCGACGTGCGCCGCCAGCTCGACGCCCTCGGCGCCGTGCACACGAGGATCACCGTGACGAGCGACCTCGACGAGTACCTCATCGCCGCGCTCTCGGGCTCGCCCGTCGATGCGTTCGGCGTCGGCACCCGGGTGGCGACCGGCTCGGGGCATCCGGCCGCCGGCATGGTCTACAAGCTCGTCGCACGCCGCGACGACGCCGGCGCGTGGGTCGACGTGGCGAAGTCGAGCGCGCACAAGGCGAGCGTCGGCGGCCGCAAGCACGCCGTGCGGCGCATCGACCGGACACGCACCGCGCGCGAGGAGATCGTGATCGTCGAGGGGGCGGATGCCACCCCGGCGCCCGGCACCGGCACCGGCACCGACACCGGCACCGGCACCGGCACCGAATCGACGGAGCGCGACCTCGTCGTGCCCCTCATGCGCGCCGGGGAGCCCGACGCGCGCTGGCTCGGGCCGGAGGGCACGCGGCTCGCGCGCGAGCACCGCGCAGCGGCCATGCAGGAGTTGCCGATCGAGGCCTTCCGCCTCGGCGCGGGCGAGGCCGCGATCCCGACGACGTACCGCTGAAGCGAGGTGGAGGCGGAGGCGGCTACTCCTTCCGCATCCGCTCGTAGATCTCCTTGCAGGCCGGGCAGACCGGGAACTTCTCCGGGTCGCGACCCGGGGTCCACTTCTTGCCGCAGAGGGCCTTGACCGGCTTGCCGGTCATGGCCGACTCGAGGATCTTCTCCTTCTTGACGTAGTGGGAGAAGCGCTCATGGTCGCCCGGTTCGATGTGCTCCTCTTCGAGGAGCTTCTCGAGTTCGCGGTCGAGCACCGACGTGCCTCCACCGGTGCTGTCGGGGTCGGCGATGCTGGCGTGGACGTCGTGGACCATGCGCAGAATTCTACGCCCGCTGCGCCGCGGCGAGGATCTCGGGACCACGACGCTCGAACACCGCACCGCCGATGAGCACGCCGGCGACCAGCACGGCGGCGCCGATGCCGAGTCCCGACCACAGGGCGGACTCGTACCAGCGGTCGAGCCCGGACATGCCGCGCCAGGTGAACCAGACGGCGGGCAGGGCGAACACGATCGACGCGAGCATCGTGATCGACTGCACGAATGCCGCGATGCTCGACGACGACTGCGGCGCCTGGAACGGGCTGTCGCCCGGCTTCACGGCCGGGTACGGGAAGCGCGCCGAGACGATGCTGCCGATGCCGAGGGCGCTGCCGAGGAGGCATCCGCTCACCCCGACGATCGCGGGGAGCACCGCGATGTCGCCGTAGAACATCGCGCTGATCGGCGCGCCGACCGCGATCACGACCACGCCCACGAGGAGGACGGGCAGGAGGCGACCCAGCCGGTCGGAGACGCCGCGCACGCCCGACGCGACGTGCATCCAGACCGCGGTGTGGTCCATCGCGACGTCGTTGTGCACCGTCCAGGCGAGGAACAGCGCCACCATCGGCACGGGGATGAGCGCCAGCACCGACGGGTCGACGCCGGCGATGCCGAGCGGCACCACCACGAGGATCGGCGCGATCGGCAGGATGAGGTACGACGCCCAGTAGCGGGCGTCGCGGAAGACGTAGGTGAGCGTGCGCGCGGCAACCGCGCCGCTCGGCGTGCCGAGCAGTACGTCGAACCAGCCCAGGCCGCGGTAGGAGCGGGCGGATGCCTCGCGGCCGGGCGTCACGAGCATGCGCGCGACGAGCCACTGCCACGCGTACCAGAGTCCGACGAGCGTGCCGCCGGCGATGACGAGCTTCAGCAGCGCCGTCCAGACCTGGCCGGAGGCGGCATCGCCCGGGACGGCCCACACCGCGCCGAGCGGCGTCCAGCCGAGCACTGCGGCGGCCTGCTCCAGCACGCGCAGCCCCGACCGCGCCCAGTCCACGGTGAGCAGCGACAGCAGCGCGGGCGCGGCGAGCACGACCAGCACGATGCCCAGCACGCCGAGCGCCTCGCGGGAGCGCCGCGTGGAGAGCGCGAACGCCCCGATCGAGGTGGAGACGCGCGCGAGCAGGATGCAGGTGCCGTACGCGACCGCTGCGGCGATGAGCGCGAGCAGCGTGACCCAGAACCCGCGGCTCCAGGTGATGACGGTGCCGACGAGGCCGATGCCGAGCACGACCGACGGGATGCCGACGGTCGCCGCGACGGCGAGGCCGATCGCGAGGGTGCGGTCGGGCATGCCGAACAGCGCGAAGCGGCGCGGGTCCATGCTGTCGTCGACGCCGAGGATGAGCGGCACGACGATGAACCCGGCGACGACGACCGACCCGGCGACGACGAGCGCGTCGCGGATCAGGCCGGTGTCGGGCGCGAGGCGCAGCCCCGCGAGGATCGTCGTGACGAGCAGCGACACCCCGATGCCGTACGCGATGCCCAGCACGATCCCGACGACCTGCCAGGCCGACCGGCGGAACATGTTCGCCAGCAGGTGCAGCTTCAGTCGGACGAGCTGTGCAACCACTCGAGCCCCTCCGCGGCCTTGCGTCCACCCGCGAGGTCGACGAACCGGTCCTCGAGCGTGCGCCCGTCGCGCACCTCGTCCATGGTGCCCTCGGCGAGCACGCGACCGCCGACGATCACGGCGACGCTGTCGCAGGCGCGCTCGATCAGGTCCATGCCGTGGCTGGAGATGATGACGGTGCCGCCGCGGTCGGCGAAGCGCTGCAGGATGTCGCTGATGTTCGCCGTCGAGACCGGGTCGACCGACTCGAACGGCTCGTCGAGCACGAGCACGCGCGGCGATTGGATCATGGATGCCGCGAGTGCGATCTTCTTCGTCATGCCGGCGCTGTAGTCGGCGACCAGGCGGTCGAGCGCCTCCTCGACGCCGAACGCCGCGGCGAGCTCGGCGGAGCGCTGCCGCACGGTCTTCGCGTCGAGGCCACGAAGGATGCCCGCGTAGTAGAGGAGCTGGCTGCCGGTGAGCCGGTCGAAGACGCGCAGGTGGTCGGGCAGCACGCCGAGCGCCTGCTTGGCGCGGCGCGGGTCCTTCCAGACGTCGATGCCGTGCACGGTGACCGCGCCGGCGTCGGGGCGCAGCAGCCCGGAGATCATGGAGAGCGTCGTCGTCTTGCCGGCCCCGTTCGGGCCGACGATGCCGTAGAACGAGCCCGCGCGCACCTCGAGGTCGACGTCCTGCACGGCGACGGTCGAGCCGAAGCGCTTGCCGAGTCCGTCGAGCGAGAGCACCACGGGAGCGTCGGGGCCGGGCGCCGGGCGGGCGGGGCGGATGCTCGTGCGGCGCTTGAAGCGCCGCGGGCCGCGCTGCGACTTGGTCGTGCGCACCGGGGCCGGTGCGGGCTCCTCCTCGGGCACCGGGGCGAAGTCCACGGCGAACTCCGACTCGAGCGCGTCGGCGGGCGGGGTGACCACGTCGGCGTCGTCGGGCGACTCGGCATCGTCGGCCGCGTCCGGCTCGGCGGGCTCGTCGACGACGGCGTCGTCGACGCCCTCGAGGTCGTCGACGGGTGCGTCGGCGTCGGTCACGACGGCGTCCTCGAGCAGTTCGTCGACGGGGTCCTCCTCCAGCTTCGGGGCGCCCCCCATGGGGTCGGGCTCGAGGCGCGACCCGCCGACCACGGTCGACGCGGCGACGCGCGCACGGCGCCTGCGCTCGGCCACGGCGGTGGTGACGTCGGTGCGCGACGACTTGGCATCGGATGCGGCCTGCGAGCGCGCCCGGGTGCGGTCGGCCACGACGCGACGCGCCGAGGCGCCGCGCACGTCCGCCGCCCCGCTCGACGCGGAACGCGATGCCGAGGTGCGCTTGGATCCGCCCGTTCGGCCAGCACCGGCGGCCGATGCGCCCTGGTCGGGCCCATCGGTGCGGTCTCCGTCATCCCGGAACGGCGGCACGGGTGTCACCGTCCCAACCTAGCAAGCCCCCACGGCTCGCGCGCGTCCGCCATGCATTCCCCCCGAAGCTCGGTCGCATCGCCTTCGGCGCCACGCTACACGACGAGCGTGTCACAATCGGGACACGGTATGTCAACCCCGTCGGCTCCGTTCAGGGCGCTCGGGTATTCTGGCTCCGGCATAACGGTGTGTCCAGATGTGAACTTCCGGATGAACGGTTGGGGAACGATTCGTCGCGAATGACGCTGTGCTGGTCAGACGGTCTCCTCCTTCGCTGCATCCGCCACCACAGCAAGGAGATGCATTGAGCACCCAGATCGTGATCCTCGCGGCGGGGATGGGCAGCCGGCTCGGCCGGTCCCTCCCGAAGCCGCTGACGCCGCTGAGCGACGGCCGCACCATCATGCAGCAGCAGTTCGACAACGTGCACCACGCGTTCGGCAACGCCGCGGGCGTGACCATCGTCGTCGGCTACAAGCTCGAGCACATCATCGAGTCGTTCCCCGCGGCCTCGTTCGTCTACAACGAGGAGTACGACCAGACGAACACCTCGAAGAGCCTGCTGCGCGCCCTCCGCGCCTCGCAGGACGGCGGCGTGCTCTGGATGAACGGCGACGTCGTGTTCGACCCGCGCGTGCTCGACCGCGCCGTGGCGCTCATGGCGCGCGACCAGTCGTTCGTGACGGTCAACACGTCGAAGGTCTCCGACGAGGAGGTCAAGTACACGACGGGCGCCGAGGGCTACATCCGGTCGCTGTCGAAGACCGTCGCGGGCGGGCTCGGCGAGGCCGTGGGCATCAACTACATCGCGTCGCACGACAAGGCGGCGCTCGTGCGCCAGCTGCACCGCGTCGACGACCAGGACTACTTCGAGCGCGGCCTCGAGCTCGCGATCGCCGAGGACGCCCTGCTCGTCGAGCCGCTCGACATCTCCGACCTCTACGCGGTCGAGATCGACTTCGCGGAAGACCTGGAGCGCGCGAACCACTTCGTGTGACCTGCGATCACACGGACTGCGATCACATGGAACGCCGGCGCCCGAGGGCGCCGGCGTTCCGCATGTCGGGGGCGCGTCAGCCGGTGCGCTGGCGCGACGACCGTGCGACCCCCGCGCGCTCGAGTGCCGCGGCGATCACCCGGCCGAGCCAGGTGAACGCCACGGGGCTCAGCACGTAGAGCGGCAGGGCGATCGCCCAGACCGCGGGGGCGTAGTACTCGGCGCCGAAGGCGATGAACACCGCCAGGCCCAGCACCACACCCGACAGGCCGGCGGCCAGGTAGTACAGCCAGGCCGCCCAGGTGCGGTACCGCGTCACGAGGAACGGCAGCTCGAGGAGCACGCCGACCAGCAGGCCGGTGCCGATGTAGCGCAGCACCCACTGCGGGGCGAAGGCGGATGCGACGAGGCCGGCGATCAGGCCGGTGAGCACCGCCGTGCCGGGGCGGCGCAGCAGGGCGAGGCCGACCGCGCTGGGCAGGAAGTGCGTGCCGATGGTGACGCCGTAGAGCACGGGCGCGAGCACCGCGATGAGGCCCGCCAGGTAGCCGGCACCCGCGGCGAACAAGCCGCCGCCGACGCCGATCGCCGCGCAACTCAGGATGACCCGCGTGCTGACCCGATCCACCGGTTCGCCTCCACCGTCTCGATGCTCCCAACCTACCGCCGCCCGGCGTCGGCGCGGGCATCGAGGACCCGGCCGACCGCTTGGCCGGACCCGGGCGCGCCGACCTCTACGATGAATGTCGTGACCAGCTACGCCGAGGCGCACCCGTACGCGCGCAGCCCGTGGTCACGCTACCGCCACGCGCTCTGGCTGCTGACGACCCGCGACCTCAAGGTGCGGTACTCGACGTCGGCGCTCGGCTACCTCTGGTCGGTGCTCGACCCCCTGGTCATGGCGGCGATCTACTGGTTCGTCTTCACCGTCGTGTTCGAGCGGCTCGTGGGCACCCAGCCGTACATCGTGTTCCTGCTGGCCGCCCTGCTGCCGTGGATGTGGTTCACCGGCGCCGTCTCCGACTCGACGCGCGCGTTCCTCAAGGACGCGAAGCTCGTGCGCTCGACGAAGCTCCCGCGCACGGTGTGGGTGACCCGCATCGCCCTGTCGAAGGGCATCGAGTTCCTGCTGGCGATCCCGGTGCTGGCCTTCTTCGCCGTCATCTTCGGCGCCGAGGCGCACTGGGAGCTCCTGCTGTTCCCCCTGGCGATCGTGCTCCAGTCGGTGCTCGTCGTCGGCCTCGGCCTGATCGTCGCACCGCTCGTCGTGTTCTTCCGCGACTTCGAGCGGGCGGTGAAGCTCGTGCTGCGCTTCCTCTTCTACGCCTCCCCCATCGTCTACGGCACGTCCAACCTGCCCGAGTCGCTCCAGCCGTGGGCGGCGTTCAATCCGCTGACCGGCATCTTCGGGCTGTACCGCGCCGGCTTCTTCCCGACCGAGCTCGACTGGTACGCCGTCGGCGTCGCGGCCGCGATGTCGCTCGGGTTCCTCGCGATCGGCGTCTGGGTGTTCCGCCGCACCGAGCGCGCAGTGCTGAAGGAGATCTGATGACGGATGCCACGCAGCAGGCGCGCCCCGCACCCGCCGGCGGGATCCGCGTCGATGCCGTCGGCATCCGCTTCCGCCGCAACCGCCGCGGCCGCCGCTCGTTCAAGGACCTCCTGGCGGGCCGCTCGCGCCGCTCGCGCCCCGACGAGTTCTGGGCGCTGCGCGACGTCACCGTAGACGTGCGCCCGGGCGAGGCCATCGGCGTGGTCGGCCGCAACGGCCAGGGCAAGTCGACGCTGTTGAAGCTCGTCGCGGGCGTCATGCTGCCCGACGAGGGGTCGGTCACCGTCGAGGGCGGCGTCGCGCCGCTCATCGAGATCACCGGCGGGTTCGTCGACGACCTGACCGTGCGCGACAACATCATGCTCACCGCGGGCCTGCACGGCATGCGCCGCAGCCTCATCGAGGAGCGCTTCGACGGCATCGTCGAGTTCGCCGAGATCGGCGACTTCCTCGACACCCCGTACAAGCACCTCTCGAGCGGCATGAAGGTGCGCGTCGCGTTCTCGGTCATCGCTCAGCTCGAGGAACCGGTGATCCTCGTCGACGAGGTGCTCGCGGTGGGCGACAAGGCGTTCCGCGAGAAGTGCTACCGCCGCATCGAGGAGATGCTCGCGGGCGGGCGCACGCTGTTCTTCGTCTCGCACAACGAGCGCGACCTGCGCCGCTTCTGCGCGCGCGGGCTGTACCTCGACAAGGGCGCGCTCGTGCTCGACGGCCCCATCGACGAGGTGCTCGAGCGGTACAACGCCGACTCCGCGTCGCGCTGATCGCGCGCCGGGAGGCATCGTCCCGCGCCGCGCAACCCCCTCGGCTCGCCCACCTCGCCGACGTATGATGGCGCGATGGCCGAGCCGGTGTACAGGATCACCACGCTGGGGAGCGATGCGCCCCGCATGCCGTACGCCCCGCCGCACGAGCCGGGCCACGCAGAGCACCCGCCGGGCCCCGAGCCGCACGGAGCGTACGAGGAACCCGACGCGCGAGGCCGCGGCCCGGCCGACGAGTCGTCGCCCATGCTGCTGCGCACCATCGACCGCGTGCTCGCGGTGCAGCGCCCGATCGTCATCGCGCACCTGCGGGGCATCCGTCGCCGCTCGCCGCACGCGACACCCGAGCAGCTCGTGCGCATCCTCGAGCGTCGCTACCTCGCCGCCATCACGACCGGCGGTGCGGCCGTCGGCGCCACCGCGGTCATCCCGGCGATCTCGACGCCCGTCACCCTGGCGCTCTCCGGCGTCGAGACGGCGGGCTTCCTCGAGACCACGGCGCTGTTCGCCCAGTCGGTCGCCGAGGTGCACGGCATCGCCGTCGACAACCCCGACCGGGCGCGCGCACTCGTCATGACGCTCATGCTCGGGCGCGAGGGCAGCGACCTGATCCGCCAGTTCGCCGGGCAGGCGACCGGCAGCGGCGCCGACCGCAACGCCTACTGGGGCGAGCTCATCACGAGCAACCTGCCGAAGGCCGTCATGTCGACCGTCGTCGACCGGCTGCGCCACACGTTCGTGAAGCAGTTCGCCGCGCGCGGCGGCGCGAGCGTCATCGGCAAGGCCATCCCGTTCGGCATCGGCGCCGTCATCGGCGGTGCCGGCAACCACGTGCTCGGCCGACGCGTGCTGCAGCAGTCGCGCCTCGCGTTCGGGCCGCCTCCCGCGCGGGTGCCGTCGGTGATCGAGCCGACCGTGCGCGAGGCGCAGGTGGCGGATGCCTCGGGCGGGCGCCTGCGCCGCATCGGGTCCGCCGCGACCGGGGGCGTCGTGCGCGCGGCGCGCTCGGCGGGGCGCATCGTGCCCGGCGTGCGCCGCCGCTCGGCGGACGACACCGATGCGACCGGTGCCGACGCGACCGGTGCCGACGCGACCGGTGCCGAGGCGGCATCCGCTCCCGAGGCAACCGCGGAGGACGCGGCCTCGTAGCGCCCGGTGCCGGCTACAGCTCCGTGCCGAGCTCCTCGGCCTCGGAGTCGTGCTCGTCGACCTCGGGGTCGCCCGCGTGGAGCTTCGCGAAGCGCTCCCACTCGTCCATGAGGTGCTGCACGGCCGCGTGGAAACGGGCTGTCGTCGCACCGGGGGTCGTATCGCCGAAGTAGCGCTCGACCCAGTACGCGAGGCGCTCGAGCGAGTCGTCGTCGTGCTCGAGGCGGTCGATGCGCGCGACGATGTCGCCCGCCTGGTCGGCGGTCAGCCACTCGCACGCGGAGAGGTAGCCGCCCGTGTCGATCTCGGCCGCGGGGTTCACCGGGCGCGTGACCATCAGCGGCTTGCCAGCGGCGAGCCGGTCGTAGACCATCGCCGAGATGTCGACGATCGCCATGTCGGCCGCGGCGAGCTGCCAGCCGAGCTCCGCGCCCGTGTCGTGCACGT
This is a stretch of genomic DNA from Agromyces sp. SYSU T00194. It encodes these proteins:
- a CDS encoding EamA family transporter, which codes for MNRERAAAAASVGGACSVQVGAALGATVFPLVGPAGVVALRQAVAAVTLLGVSRPDPRTLTRRALWPAALLGLALVVMNWALYGAVERLGLGLAVTLEFLGPLTLALVGSRRRLDLGAAALAGTGVVLLTGTVPGIDPVGVALGLLAAAAWAAYIVLNQRVGAQLPGVQGTAIASLVAALLTAPLLVLALAGLDPRALGHVLLIGLAAGILSSALPYSIDLTVLRVLPRNVFGVLQSVQPAAAALAGFIVLGQALGAWQLAGLALISIGNVIAVGRPARSAGPAAAAAGA
- a CDS encoding nicotinate phosphoribosyltransferase, whose translation is MTGSAALLTDRYELTMVDAALQSGTAERESVFEAFARRLPEGRRYGVVAGTGRMLQLIDRFRFDDPELEWLRANEVVRPATLDWLADYRFSGDVWGYREGEAYFPGSPLVTVQGSFAEAVVLETLILSVLNYDSAVASAAARMSSVALGRPLAEMGSRRTNERSAIAAARAAYIAGFDATSNLEAGRTWEVPTMGTAAHSFTLLHDSEADAFRAQVEAMGPDTTLLIDTYDIERGVATAIEVAGTGLGAVRIDSGDLPTVVADVRRQLDALGAVHTRITVTSDLDEYLIAALSGSPVDAFGVGTRVATGSGHPAAGMVYKLVARRDDAGAWVDVAKSSAHKASVGGRKHAVRRIDRTRTAREEIVIVEGADATPAPGTGTGTDTGTGTGTESTERDLVVPLMRAGEPDARWLGPEGTRLAREHRAAAMQELPIEAFRLGAGEAAIPTTYR
- a CDS encoding ABC transporter ATP-binding protein; amino-acid sequence: MADRTRARSQAASDAKSSRTDVTTAVAERRRRARVAASTVVGGSRLEPDPMGGAPKLEEDPVDELLEDAVVTDADAPVDDLEGVDDAVVDEPAEPDAADDAESPDDADVVTPPADALESEFAVDFAPVPEEEPAPAPVRTTKSQRGPRRFKRRTSIRPARPAPGPDAPVVLSLDGLGKRFGSTVAVQDVDLEVRAGSFYGIVGPNGAGKTTTLSMISGLLRPDAGAVTVHGIDVWKDPRRAKQALGVLPDHLRVFDRLTGSQLLYYAGILRGLDAKTVRQRSAELAAAFGVEEALDRLVADYSAGMTKKIALAASMIQSPRVLVLDEPFESVDPVSTANISDILQRFADRGGTVIISSHGMDLIERACDSVAVIVGGRVLAEGTMDEVRDGRTLEDRFVDLAGGRKAAEGLEWLHSSSD
- a CDS encoding NTP transferase domain-containing protein, coding for MSTQIVILAAGMGSRLGRSLPKPLTPLSDGRTIMQQQFDNVHHAFGNAAGVTIVVGYKLEHIIESFPAASFVYNEEYDQTNTSKSLLRALRASQDGGVLWMNGDVVFDPRVLDRAVALMARDQSFVTVNTSKVSDEEVKYTTGAEGYIRSLSKTVAGGLGEAVGINYIASHDKAALVRQLHRVDDQDYFERGLELAIAEDALLVEPLDISDLYAVEIDFAEDLERANHFV
- a CDS encoding ECF transporter S component, with the protein product MDRVSTRVILSCAAIGVGGGLFAAGAGYLAGLIAVLAPVLYGVTIGTHFLPSAVGLALLRRPGTAVLTGLIAGLVASAFAPQWVLRYIGTGLLVGVLLELPFLVTRYRTWAAWLYYLAAGLSGVVLGLAVFIAFGAEYYAPAVWAIALPLYVLSPVAFTWLGRVIAAALERAGVARSSRQRTG
- a CDS encoding ABC transporter ATP-binding protein, which produces MTDATQQARPAPAGGIRVDAVGIRFRRNRRGRRSFKDLLAGRSRRSRPDEFWALRDVTVDVRPGEAIGVVGRNGQGKSTLLKLVAGVMLPDEGSVTVEGGVAPLIEITGGFVDDLTVRDNIMLTAGLHGMRRSLIEERFDGIVEFAEIGDFLDTPYKHLSSGMKVRVAFSVIAQLEEPVILVDEVLAVGDKAFREKCYRRIEEMLAGGRTLFFVSHNERDLRRFCARGLYLDKGALVLDGPIDEVLERYNADSASR
- a CDS encoding ABC transporter permease — protein: MNVVTSYAEAHPYARSPWSRYRHALWLLTTRDLKVRYSTSALGYLWSVLDPLVMAAIYWFVFTVVFERLVGTQPYIVFLLAALLPWMWFTGAVSDSTRAFLKDAKLVRSTKLPRTVWVTRIALSKGIEFLLAIPVLAFFAVIFGAEAHWELLLFPLAIVLQSVLVVGLGLIVAPLVVFFRDFERAVKLVLRFLFYASPIVYGTSNLPESLQPWAAFNPLTGIFGLYRAGFFPTELDWYAVGVAAAMSLGFLAIGVWVFRRTERAVLKEI
- a CDS encoding ABC transporter permease, which encodes MVAQLVRLKLHLLANMFRRSAWQVVGIVLGIAYGIGVSLLVTTILAGLRLAPDTGLIRDALVVAGSVVVAGFIVVPLILGVDDSMDPRRFALFGMPDRTLAIGLAVAATVGIPSVVLGIGLVGTVITWSRGFWVTLLALIAAAVAYGTCILLARVSTSIGAFALSTRRSREALGVLGIVLVVLAAPALLSLLTVDWARSGLRVLEQAAAVLGWTPLGAVWAVPGDAASGQVWTALLKLVIAGGTLVGLWYAWQWLVARMLVTPGREASARSYRGLGWFDVLLGTPSGAVAARTLTYVFRDARYWASYLILPIAPILVVVPLGIAGVDPSVLALIPVPMVALFLAWTVHNDVAMDHTAVWMHVASGVRGVSDRLGRLLPVLLVGVVVIAVGAPISAMFYGDIAVLPAIVGVSGCLLGSALGIGSIVSARFPYPAVKPGDSPFQAPQSSSSIAAFVQSITMLASIVFALPAVWFTWRGMSGLDRWYESALWSGLGIGAAVLVAGVLIGGAVFERRGPEILAAAQRA
- a CDS encoding DUF3039 domain-containing protein; amino-acid sequence: MVHDVHASIADPDSTGGGTSVLDRELEKLLEEEHIEPGDHERFSHYVKKEKILESAMTGKPVKALCGKKWTPGRDPEKFPVCPACKEIYERMRKE